The DNA segment GTGAGTGCCCGTACGCACCCGCTCTCGCCGGTCAAAAACCTTCTGTTCAAAAAAACCGGCCCAGTGTCAGCGTGACGGAGTTGATCCCCCTGTTGTCGTGGTTGAGCCCACCGTTGGAGATATGGTGGAGTCTGAGAGAAGCCAGACAGGTCGTCTCCGGTCCGGCCGCGAACTCTACTCCCACGCCGACCTGGGGGTTGAAATTGAAGCGGAGCCCCTGGCCCTCGACCTGAAAGTCCGTATAGATTATGCCGATTCCCCCCTCGAGATAGGGGCGAAAGGTTTTGAACGCAAGGCTTTTGAGATAATAGAGGGCGAACATATTCGCCGAGGTCATAAGTTTCTTGTCGGGTCGCGTAGTCGTCCCGAGACTGGTCTCCACTTTGAACCGAAGCCCGTCCGGGGCCTTGTGACCCCAGACCTTCTCATGGTCGAAGAGGGCAAAACCCGACAATAACACAAAAGATATATCGTTTTGAGGGGTATAGGAATTCCCTCCGGTGATGGCCATGCCGTAGCGGTCGGCGACATCCCTGACCCCTTCCTCGGCGCGGCCCTTATCCGGACAAAACGCCGCCTGAGAGAAGAGCAGGAGGGCGATCAAATAAAAGGTGAGCGTCCTTTTCTTCAAGACCGTCATCACTTTATCGCACGTCCCGCGAGGCCAGAGTGATAATCCCTGCCTCTCCTGCCGCGCCCAGCTTGAGGCAGCATATGGGCTCCACGCCAAGGTCACGGGGAAGAGGCGAAATATTCATGGAGGACGGAAGAGCGATCCCGGCCGAAGGGGCAAATATCTTCCTTTCTTTTATGGACGCACACGCCGCCGCCATGTCGAACGCCATATTTGTGGGAAAACTCCCGTAGAGAGGCGCATAAGACGCTACGTTCATCTCCTTCGTGATTAATTGACGGTAACGTGAGCCTGATTCTTTATGGCCGTCGGCGCCGAGGATAAAAAGCCCCTCCTTCCCCTGGAGAAGGTGAGCGCTGTCCCGGTATTCCGTGAGCGCCCCTGTAATGCAGCCGTAACCGTTCTCCCTTTCTCTCTTGCCCGAAAGGAGAAAGAACGCGGCGCCTTCGCCTAACACCGCACTCTGTCGGTCAAAGAGGAAAGGTTCCGTCCCGGCGGAGGACCGCTCCACCCCGAAGAAACGACGCCAGCAATATCCCAGCACGTCACAATATTCGTCTACTGCGCCGAAGAGCACCCGCTCCACCCTTCCTTCCCTCAGCCAATGAAGGGCCGATATGAGGGCAGAGGGGACCGACATCTCGAACTGACTCACGGTGAGGCATGGGCCGGTGACCCCGAGGAATATGGATATATACGCCGCCGCGGCGTTATGGACTGAATTTGAAAAATGGGTGGGAGAGGAATAGGCGTCGGTGCCGGTCATAAAGGAATCGAGGAAGCCGAAAGTCCCGGCGCTGGCGCCATACCCGCTGGCCACAACGATGCCGAGGCTCGCGCGGTCAATATCGAGCATATGGGCGTCTTCCAGGGCGAGGTATGCCCCCAGAAGGGCCATCTT comes from the Syntrophorhabdaceae bacterium genome and includes:
- a CDS encoding beta-ketoacyl synthase N-terminal-like domain-containing protein, yielding MEAFVEGIGIVGGFGSDIEEFSSALARGTSPVQSVSFPSEEGTKEMPAFLADTTGLDKFVSKKALRRVDHHAKMALLGAYLALEDAHMLDIDRASLGIVVASGYGASAGTFGFLDSFMTGTDAYSSPTHFSNSVHNAAAAYISIFLGVTGPCLTVSQFEMSVPSALISALHWLREGRVERVLFGAVDEYCDVLGYCWRRFFGVERSSAGTEPFLFDRQSAVLGEGAAFFLLSGKRERENGYGCITGALTEYRDSAHLLQGKEGLFILGADGHKESGSRYRQLITKEMNVASYAPLYGSFPTNMAFDMAAACASIKERKIFAPSAGIALPSSMNISPLPRDLGVEPICCLKLGAAGEAGIITLASRDVR
- a CDS encoding acyloxyacyl hydrolase gives rise to the protein MKKRTLTFYLIALLLFSQAAFCPDKGRAEEGVRDVADRYGMAITGGNSYTPQNDISFVLLSGFALFDHEKVWGHKAPDGLRFKVETSLGTTTRPDKKLMTSANMFALYYLKSLAFKTFRPYLEGGIGIIYTDFQVEGQGLRFNFNPQVGVGVEFAAGPETTCLASLRLHHISNGGLNHDNRGINSVTLTLGRFF